In Alphaproteobacteria bacterium US3C007, one genomic interval encodes:
- a CDS encoding MaoC family dehydratase: MLDNFPRGTICIEDIEMGMSRHLHKVIGDEDIALFAQVSTDHNPVHLDESYARDTIFQGRIAHGMLTAGLISAVIGEQLPGHGSVYLGQSLKFLAPVRPGDLVYAEVIVSDIDLPRRRVILDCQCKVDGRRVLVGEATVLAPSRKFD; this comes from the coding sequence ATGTTGGATAACTTTCCCAGGGGTACGATTTGTATCGAAGATATCGAAATGGGCATGTCGCGCCACCTGCATAAGGTGATAGGCGATGAAGATATCGCCTTATTTGCCCAAGTCTCGACGGATCATAACCCTGTTCATTTGGATGAAAGCTATGCACGGGATACAATTTTTCAGGGTCGCATTGCGCATGGGATGCTGACCGCGGGCTTGATTTCGGCGGTAATTGGCGAACAACTGCCCGGTCATGGCAGCGTTTATTTGGGTCAAAGCCTGAAATTTTTGGCACCCGTACGGCCGGGAGATTTGGTTTATGCTGAAGTGATTGTATCAGACATTGATCTTCCAAGGCGCCGCGTGATTCTTGATTGCCAATGTAAAGTAGATGGCAGGCGGGTCTTGGTGGGCGAGGCAACAGTGCTTGCGCCAAGCCGTAAGTTTGACTAG
- a CDS encoding bifunctional riboflavin kinase/FAD synthetase, with product MKIIRDYIYVDPEDRGASVAVGNFDGVHLGHQSVIDLARQTAETISAPLGILTFEPHPRSYFAPQSPAFRLMSSEARATRLAKLDVDLLYELNFNTSLSSLTPREFAQNVIADGLGLSHLVVGADFCFGKGRAGTVEDLQHFGAEMGFGVTVAPLIEAGEGQVSSTSIRSALAEGRPRDAATQLGHWHRIEGIVIGGEQRGRELGYPTANMSLEGLHLPKLGVYAVLVDVLDGPFQGSYHGAASLGVRPMFGENTPNLETFIFDFSGDLYGSNLSVALVDFLRPELKFDGLEALIEQMQRDCDQARKTLAAL from the coding sequence ATGAAGATTATTCGCGATTATATTTATGTTGACCCTGAAGACAGAGGCGCCAGCGTGGCGGTTGGTAATTTTGATGGGGTGCATTTGGGCCATCAATCGGTGATTGATTTGGCCCGTCAGACTGCTGAAACCATATCAGCGCCTTTGGGTATTTTAACCTTTGAGCCGCATCCACGCAGCTATTTTGCGCCCCAAAGCCCCGCTTTCCGGCTGATGAGCTCGGAGGCGCGCGCCACCCGCCTGGCAAAGCTTGACGTTGACTTGCTCTATGAGCTGAATTTTAACACCAGCCTCTCTTCGCTGACGCCGCGCGAATTTGCACAAAACGTGATTGCGGATGGTCTTGGGTTGAGCCATTTGGTAGTGGGAGCGGATTTTTGTTTTGGAAAAGGTCGCGCGGGAACGGTTGAAGACTTGCAACATTTTGGTGCGGAAATGGGCTTTGGGGTCACCGTTGCGCCATTGATTGAAGCTGGCGAAGGACAAGTGTCTTCAACCTCGATCCGCAGCGCCTTGGCCGAGGGGCGGCCGCGCGATGCCGCAACCCAGCTGGGCCATTGGCACCGGATTGAAGGGATTGTGATTGGCGGCGAACAGCGTGGGCGTGAACTTGGTTATCCAACGGCAAATATGTCACTTGAGGGTCTGCATCTGCCAAAACTTGGCGTTTATGCGGTTTTGGTTGATGTTCTGGATGGGCCTTTTCAAGGCAGCTATCACGGGGCAGCCTCGCTGGGTGTACGGCCGATGTTTGGCGAAAACACCCCCAATTTAGAAACATTTATATTCGATTTTTCTGGCGATCTTTACGGCTCGAACCTTTCTGTGGCCTTGGTTGATTTCTTGCGCCCCGAATTGAAGTTTGACGGGCTGGAGGCGTTGATCGAACAAATGCAGCGCGATTGTGATCAGGCGCGAAAAACCCTGGCCGCATTATGA